A single Metarhizium brunneum chromosome 5, complete sequence DNA region contains:
- the alb1 gene encoding Conidial pigment polyketide synthase alb1, which yields MAVTVWQDALNIIAQESGLEPAEIIETEDTAFLTLGINQILATAILAHLRGPRGEPLPRDIFDQKPTVGAFRRFYETPIHLDIAPVAAPAPPKLKRVPSSSVPLSIVLQNNPASSRHTVFLLPDGSGSAMAYANLPPVHPAVCIVGMNSPYLRDAGSYRCSVEDLASQWVREVYRRQPRGPYIVGGWSAGGYYSYEVAKRLLQDGHAVAKLILIDSPCRTVFESLSMDVVNYLSSRNLMGNWGSPEMPEWLVQHFRSTLAAVGKYRPRPIGSAGKMQTYIIWSRDGVLDHDALARSGLDTSVKVSRFLLQGKDDLGPNGWDDLLPSKDMAIATQSGTHFTMINKPHVAQMSDLLRDAVIGIGSDRQSHWQRVSES from the exons atggccgtcacCGTGTGGCAAGATGCGCTCAACATCATTGCGCAGGAGAGCGGGCTGGAGCCCGCAGAAATCATCGAGACGGAGGACACGGCGTTTCTCACGCTCGGCATCAATCAGATCCTCGCCACGGCCATCCTGGCGCACCTGAGAGGGCCTCGTGGAGAGCCTCTCCCACGAGACATCTTTGACCAGAAGCCCACGGTTGGTGCGTTCCGCCGCTTCTACGAGACCCCTATTCACCTGGACATTGCTCCCGTCGCGGCACCCGCGCCGCCCAAGCTGAAGCGCGTGCCGTCGTCCTCTGTCCCGCTGTCCATCGTCTTGCAAAACAACCCGGCGTCGAGCCGGCACACGGTGTTCCTCCTCCCGGACGGCAGCggctcggccatggcctACGCCAACCTCCCGCCCGTCCACCCGGCCGTCTGCATCGTCGGCATGAACAGCCCGTACCTGCGCGACGCCGGCTCGTACCGCTGCTCCGTGGAAGACCTGGCATCGCAATGGGTCCGTGAAGTCTACCGCCGCCAACCACGGGGGCCGTACATTGTCGGCGGGTGGTCGGCCGGAGGCTACTACTCGTACGAGGTGGCCAAGCGCCTCCTGCAGGACGGACACGCCGTCGCCAAGCTGATCCTGATCGACTCGCCGTGCCGCACCGTCTTTGAGTCCCTGTCCATGGACGTCGTCAACTACCTCTCCTCTCGAAACCTCATGGGCAACTGGGGCTCTCCGGAGATGCCCGAGTGGCTGGTGCAGCATTTCCGCTCGacgctggccgccgtgggcaAGTACCGCCCGCGGCCCATCGGCTCGGCTGGCAAGATGCAGACGTACATCATCTGGAGCCGAGACGGCGTGCTGGATCACGACGCGCTGGCCAGGTCTGGACTCGACACGAGCGTCAAGGTGTCCCGATTTCTGCTGCAGGGCAAGGATGACCTGGGGCCGAATGGATGGGACGACCTGCTGCccagcaaggacatggctATTGCGACGCAATCGGGGACGCACTTCACCATGATTAACAAGCCTCAT GTGGCGCAGATGAGCGATCTCTTGCGTGATGCCGTGATTGGCATCGGCTCTGACCGACAGTCGCACTGGCAGCGAGTGAGCGAGTCATGA
- the gliZ gene encoding C6 finger domain transcription factor gliZ has protein sequence MTDIKQDMQQSRSPSSCRMRSACDSCHQSKVKCSGGNPCSGCHKLGARCHYSSSNRTGRPRGIKNKVTRQRLRAHMREAAGADGEPPASSLSSTPAASTSADSTASSSPCHLPTDMEINAPEWRGFHAHQMDALLMGCLDPRSADVDDTSSATGLIYTANSSQYSLPPSVALPVPQRQPLRAFDFEDVHHLRSPLSSSRCRQPCASCDCLQQLAALFVQLKVHARRGGPLQAAVAISQVREGVSAWKRHLQCTTCMESADSDTLLLCIVEIRMVLPIMEWISNNLDLSGQVAFSLQATPVNGSCQMPVAYELARGESQAIMRTLLLRSMDSVVDILAEIQERTSPMNRPGGLPPAFELHTPEPSPSSLSSPGCSRLFSVLEPPGGGQGLFGQPLQSLIESAENLQKRIAIE, from the exons ATGACCGACATCAAGCAGGACATGCAGCAGTCCCGGAGCCCGTCCTCGTGCAGGATGCGATCAGCCTGCGACTCGTGCCACCAGAGCAAAGTCAAGTGCAGTGGTGGGAATCCGTGCAGCGGATGCCACAAGTTGGGCGCGCGCTGCCACTACAGCTCGTCAAACCGCACCGGACGGCCCCGAGGCATCAAGAACAAGGTGACACGCCAACGCCTGCGAGCACACATGCGGGAAGCCGCCGGCGCTGATGGCGAGCCGCCCGCTTCCAGCTTGAGCTCGACGCCTGCAGCATCCACGTCGGCCGATTCCACGGCGTCTTCCTCTCCGTGCCATCTCCCAACAGACATGGAAATCAACGCCCCCGAATGGAGGGGCTTCCATGCGCATCAGATGGATGCCCTGCTG ATGGGTTGTTTAGATCCAAGGTCTGCCGACGTAGATGATACCTCCAGCGCCACGGGGCTCATCTACACCGCGAATTCATCGCAATACTCTCTGCCTCCATCTGTGGCACTGCCCGTTCCGCAGAGGCAACCGCTTCGAGCATTCGACTTTGAAGATGTCCACCACCTACGCAGCCCCTTGTCCTCTTCCCGCTGTCGACAGCCATGTGCGTCTTGCGACTGCCTGCAACAACTGGCGGCTCTGTTTGTGCAGCTTAAAGTCCACGCCCGACGTGGTGGTCCCCTACAGGCAGCCGTGGCCATCTCGCAGGTCCGCGAGGGCGTGTCGGCATGGAAGCGCCATTTACAGTGCACCACCTGCATGGAATCGGCTGACAGCGACACGCTCCTCCTGTGCATCGTCGAGATCCGCATGGTACTGCCCATAATGGAATGGATAAGCAACAATCTGGATCTGAGCGGCCAGGTTGCCTTTTCTCTCCAGGCGACCCCCGTGAATGGCTCGTGTCAAATGCCCGTGGCTTACGAGCTGGCCCGGGGCGAATCCCAAGCCATTATGCGCACTCTGCTCTTGCGCAGCATGGACTCTGTCGTTGATATCCTGGCTGAAATTCAAGAGCGCACCTCTCCAATGAACCGGCCCGGCGGGCTGCCCCCTGCGTTCGAGTTGCACACCCCTGAACCATCACCGTCGTCTCTATCAAGTCCGGGTTGTAGCCGGCTATTTTCAGTTTTAGAGCCCCCAGGAGGAGGGCAGGGCCTTTTTGGACAGCCGTTGCAAAGTTTGATAGAGTCGGCAGAGAATCTGCAAAAGAGAATTGCCATAGAGTAG
- the OpS4_3 gene encoding FAD-dependent monooxygenase OpS4, which translates to MPLDIAIIGAGIAGLTAAVSLRRSGHRVQIYEASAFSGEIGAALNLTPNGVQVLQHLGFDFERAKAVQMVNWDTVSGIDLGRIACQDLHAAADKFGAPFFAVHRVDLHGELMRLANVSEARGPATGQQADGILLQLASPVTRVDAEEGRIEFADGTVRHADLVVGADGLRSVVRDAVARGAGVGEPVGLVATGQSAFRFLVPTEDLQATASGRKLLAWKTPGACLLADTKLVDKERHIMWYPCRDGAVQNFVGIHPSLDTSEADAAPDVQAQMLRQFGHFDADVVQILRDAKDTKCWPLFSMKPLSSWTFGKAVLIGDAAHPMLPFGGQGSNQAIEDGGVLGRVLTGVQDAAGLPQRLELFDKLRVLRASRIQVLSSVRANNEHLVQDQIAQYMEPGVPLPNSFLGRLVHDAR; encoded by the exons ATGCCCCTGGACATTGCCATTATCGGCGCGGGCATCGCCGGGTTGACCGCCGCCGTGTCCCTCCGCCGCAGTGGCCATCGTGTTCAG ATTTACGAAGCATCAGCCTTTTCTGGCGAGATTGGCGCAGCCTTGAACCTGACGCCAAATGGCGTCCAGGTACTCCAACATCTCGGGTTTGACTTTGAACGGGCCAAGGCCGTCCAGATGGTCAACTGGGACACCGTCAGTGGCATAGACCTTGGCAGAATCGCCTGCCAAGATTtgcacgccgccgccgacaagtTTGGCGCTCCCTTCTTCGCCGTTCACCGGGTGGACTTGCACGGGGAGCTCATGAGGCTGGCCAACGTCTCCGAGGCGCGAGGGCCAGCAACGGGCCAGCAAGCAGACGGCATCCTGCTTCAGCTTGCCTCGCCCGTGACAAGGGTGGACGCCGAGGAGGGGCGGATTGAGTTTGCAGACGGGACCGTCAGGCATGCCGACCTCGTCGTGGGCGCCGACGGCCTGCGTTCTGTCGTGCGCGATGCAGTGGctcgcggcgccggcgttggtGAGCCCGTTGGCCTCGTGGCGACGGGCCAGAGCGCTTTTCGCTTTCTCGTCCCGACCGAGGACCTGCAGGCCACTGCGTCTGGGCGCAAGCTGCTGGCGTGGAAGACCCCTGGTGCCTGCTTGCTGGCCGACACCAAGCTTGTGGACAAGGAGCGGCACATCATGTGGTATCCCTGTCGAGA TGGCGCTGTTCAGAACTTTGTAGGGATACATCCGTCTCTGGACACGTCGGAAGCGGATGCGGCCCCAGATGTGCAGGCTCAGATGTTGCGACAGTTTGGGCATTTCGACGCAGATGTTGTACAGATTCTCAG GGACGCCAAGGACACCAAGTGCTGGCCGCTCTTCTCGATGAAGCCGCTTTCATCCTGGACATTTGGCAAAGCCGTATTGATTGGCGACGCTGCTCATCCG ATGCTTCCATTCGGCGGGCAGGGCTCCAACCAAGCCatcgaggacggcggcgtcttggGTCGTGTCCTCACCGGCGTCCAAGATGCCGCAGGGCTTCCTCAACGTCTGGAGCTCTTTGACAAGCTTCGGGTGCTTCGGGCCTCGCGGATCCAGGTTCTGTCCAGCGTCCGGGCCAACAACGAACATCTTGTCCAGGACCAGATCGCTCAATACATGGAGCCTGGAGTGCCGC TACCCAACTCATTCCTTGGCCGGCTGGTTCACGATGCTCGGTAA
- the PKS16 gene encoding Non-reducing polyketide synthase PKS16 has protein sequence MKLRVANFLLFGDQTVEKLPAIRHLVSHGSSSPLVQRFLREVCDAVQLQVSKLPQHSEQRSNIGNFDSILRLAENNARLEEPNEIIATVLMNIARLGELILYAEQDPTVLASKGNRNCILGFCTGEVAAAVAAVAQDTNELVELGVEVTHIIFRMARELNRRSLMVDRTNGPWARTILGISVDRVREILQDFHENQSIPRARQVCIGFVSDGWLTLFGPPTTLQRLLEWSAELEDAPQIDTDARGGVHMETLPEVDPDRILGSSPWLDRAPVHTATIISPYTCKPRQQKTLRGLLEEIIADVGQRTLNLATSMNAALELAQADKIRLVMPGYTSHDVYFQKLLQKRGIEYSVMSHGDHLSSGPSRQGSGLVAVVGMSGRFPGSGDINAFWEGLLEGKRYIQEIPNTRFDLEQWYDATGKQKNSTLARTGAFLDKPGMFDNRLFDMSPREAMQTDVQHRLLMTTSYEALEMSGYYPDGTLSTNKDRVASFFGQTSDDWREVVVHQGVDIYFATGSCRAFGPGRLHHHFKWGGPSYSVDSACSSSIAAVGLACSALLGRECDMAVAGGGSLLLSPSPFSGLSRGGFLSAHGGCQTFHDNADGYVRGEGVGVVVLKRLEDALDDQDNILGVVRGSGRNYSSDASSMMHPSANAQKKLYCDVLEQSGVDANSISYVEMHGTGTQAGDFMEMSSVLSTFAEKRGSDNPLIVGALKANIGHGEAAAGVCALIKTLMMLQSRQIPPQPDLPGPINHRFPDLAARNVYIAARNMRLEASPVAKGTLRVFLNSFDASGGNSCLLLEEAPPRAVKDADPRGHHVVTLSARSQKSLIGIKERYLAHLRQHPGTKLADLAYSTSARRIHGLLRYAIAASSIDEVVQCLETDLAQGKTPRQPPATPTVVFTFTGQGAHYVGMGANLWETSATFRNTLHDYQTMASAQGLPQFLHLITDSSTPAPQSGPDTVQVQLAMVSLELALAKLWRSWGIQPAMVLGHSLGEYAALCVAGVLSVSDTLYLVAKRAQIMAGALTPHEYGMLAVNLSVADTREVLSSGEHTSCAVACINAPKMTVVSGLRSKLDDLQDQLKSDGTRCTPLSVPYGFHSSQLDPILGQFEEACQGVTFSAPNVPVVSTLLATTVREEGTFSPEYLARQAREPVDFVGALGAVQEHKLPSLTFLEIGPDPVCSGLVNATLGADEAASRCVASMHRGKANWASISCSLRDLYTAGAAIDWPAHHRDFKSSVSLLDLPKYSFDEKEFWASFPDRDLQTIGEVQTKHSQPPAIVPSVQGYCTTTLQRITRETIEPDGLSVTFSSDLADQHLRAAVRGHAVADVEICSSSLLLDMALSAAQYAYMKHSPGQKMPVPLTVRNCYFHRGVVLTDKAQTVEVTVTLTSSAKTADIRYHCRTPDEYYEVGACQVVLKPASKPDQAGFLVRSRMAALKASASHRLGRRAVYRLFDNVVRYSEQYQGLDSVHLSEDMQDAVAEINMAHVPAAGGHYLHHPFLLDSIVHLSGFLVNNGLRYSSEWACLSTGFDEWHLLKPLDPTTVYTSYTFMEDSRSTSNLVTGDVYVYDGEELVSVLTGLQFQKMKRTALTHLLSPPTVGSMAAKPSTCMPTKAQTELLPAQARVVGSPVPTPPATASVDDGEGEKFDLVNTLFSIIAREVGVEPSDLEGDVNLANLGIDSLMAITIISVMQQETGVELPGTFFLDNATTTAVIAAVG, from the exons ATGAAACTGCGTGTCGCAAATTTCCTCCTCTTTGGGGACCAGACCGTAGAGAAGCTCCCAGCCATTCGGCACCTGGTGAGCCATGGCTCATCCTCACCACTCGTCCAGAGATTCCTGCGCGAAGTGTGCGATGCTGTACAGCTTCAGGTCAGCAAGCTGCCTCAGCACTCGGAGCAGCGCAGCAACATTGGGAATTTCGACAGTATCCTTCGACTAGCCGAGAATAATGCCCGGCTGGAGGAGCCCAACGAGATTATTGCCACCGTCTTGATGAATATCGCACGTCTGGGAGAGCTCATTCT ATATGCAGAGCAAGACCCTACTGTTCTCGCCTCCAAAGGCAACCGCAACTGTATTCTGGGATTCTGCACCGGCGAGGTGGCCGCTGCTGTGGCCGCCGTCGCGCAGGACACCAACGAACTCGTTGAGCTGGGAGTTGAGGTGACACACATCATCTTTCGCATGGCCCGCGAACTCAATCGCCGGTCTCTCATGGTTGACCGTACCAACGGCCCCTGGGCCAGGACAATACTGGGCATTTCAGTCGATCGCGTCCGGGAAATCCTACAAGACTTCCACGAGAACCAG TCTATTCCTCGCGCGCGACAAGTCTGCATTGGCTTCGTCTCAGATGGCTGGTTGACACTCTTTGGCCCGCCCACAACTCTGCAACGGCTTTTAGAATGGTCGGCAGAGTTGGAAGACGCTCCGCAAATCGACACGGACGCCCGCGGAGGCGTGCACATGGAGACGCTGCCAGAAGTTGACCCGGATCGGATTCTTGGctcatcgccatggctggaCCGGGCCCCCGTGCACACGGCCACCATAATCTCTCCCTACACGTGCAAACCGCGGCAGCAGAAGACGTTGAGGGGGCTTCTGGAGGAAATCATTGCAGATGTCGGGCAGAGGACGTTGAATTTGGCCACGTCAATGAACGCGGCCCTTGAGCTCGCACAGGCAGACAAGATCCGCCTTGTCATGCCCGGCTACACGAGCCACGACGTCTACTTTCAAAAATTGCTGCAAAAACGTGGCATAGAGTATTCCGTCATGTCACACGGGGACCATTTGTCGTCAGGTCCCAGCCGACAGGGTTCAGGCCTTGTGGCTGTCGTCGGCATGTCTGGGAGGTTCCCAGGGAGCGGCGACATCAACGCATTTTGGGAGGGTCTTTTGGAGGGCAAAAGATATATCCAAGAG ATTCCAAATACACGGTTTGACCTGGAGCAATGGTACGATGCCAcgggaaaacaaaagaacTCTACCCTGGCGCGGACAGGAGCCTTCCTCGACAAGCCGGGCATGTTCGACAACCGCCTATTCGACATGTCGCCCAGGGAGGCCATGCAGACAGACGTCCAGCACCGGCTGCTCATGACAACCAGCTACGAGGCACTGGAGATGTCGGGCTACTATCCCGACGGCACGCTTTCGACAAACAAGGACCGCGTCGCCTCCTTCTTTGGCCAGACGTCTGATGACTGGAGAGAGGTGGTGGTCCACCAAGGGGTAGACATCTACTTCGCCACGGGAAGCTGCCGCGCTTTCGGACCAGGCAGACTGCATCACCACTTCAAATGGGGAGGTCCGTCTTATAGCGTCGACTCGGCCTGCTCTTCCAGCATCGCAGCCGTCGGTTTAGCGTGCTCGGCGCTCCTCGGCCGCGAATGCGAcatggctgtggctggtggaggatccctcctcctctccccaTCACCCTTCTCGGGGCTAAGCCGTGGCGGTTTCCTGTCCGCTCATGGAGGGTGCCAGACGTTCCACGACAATGCCGACGGTTACGTCCGTGGAGAGGGAGTTGGCGTGGTCGTTCTCAAACGGTTGGAGGACGCGCTGGACGACCAAGACAACATCCTCGGCGTCGTCCGGGGATCCGGACGCAACTACAGCAGTGATGCTTCTTCCATGATGCATCCCTCGGCAAATGCCCAGAAAAAGCTGTACTGCGATGTGCTGGAGCAAAGCGGTGTAGACGCCAACAGCATCTCGTACGTGGAGATGCATGGAACCGGGACACAGGCCGGAGACTTTATGGAAATGTCCTCGGTCTTGTCAACATTTGCAGAAAAGCGAGGCTCGGATAATCCGCTCATTGTTGGGGCCCTGAAGGCAAATATTGGCCACGGGGAAGCT GCGGCCGGCGTTTGCGCTCTTATCAAAACCCTCATGATGCTCCAGTCTCGACAGATCCCCCCCCAGCCCGATCTTCCTGGACCTATTAACCACCGCTTTCCTGATCTAGCAGCCCGTAATGTATACATCGCGGCCCGCAACATGAGACTGGAGGCCAGTCCGGTGGCCAAGGGCACGCTACGCGTGTTTCTCAACAGCTTCGACGCCTCG GGAGGAAATTCGTGCTTGCTTCTTGAAGAAGCTCCGCCACGGGCCGTCAAGGATGCAGACCCTCGAGGTCACCACGTCGTGACGCTTTCAGCCCGTTCCCAGAAGTCACTCATTGGCATCAAAGAGAGGTATCTGGCTCATCTGCGCCAACATCCGGGCACCAAACTGGCCGACTTGGCCTATAGCACAAGCGCTCGACGCATTCATGGGTTATTGCGGTACGCCATTGCCGCATCTTCCATTGACGAGGTCGTGCAATGCCTGGAGACGGATCTCGCCCAGGGGAAAACACCACGTCAGCCTCCGGCAACACCGACGGTAGTCTTTACATTTACCGGCCAAGGCGCACACTATGTCGGCATGGGGGCAAACTTGTGGGAGACGTCTGCCACATTCCGCAATACGCTTCACGACTACCAGACAATGGCCAGTGCTCAAGGCCTCCCCCAGTTCCTGCATCTCATCACAGACAGCAGCACACCCGCGCCACAGTCAGGCCCGGATACTGTGCAGGTACAGCTGGCCATGGTAAGCTTAGAactggccctggccaagcTCTGGCGCTCCTGGGGCATCCAGCCAGCCATGGTCTTGGGCCACAGCCTGGGCGAATACGCGGCCTTGTGCGTGGCCGGAGTCTTGTCCGTGAGCGACACTCTGTACCTCGTCGCCAAGCGAGCACAAATCATGGCCGGAGCCCTGACGCCGCACGAATACGGAATGCTGGCTGTGAATCTAAGCGTTGCTGACACGCGGGAAGTGCTCTCGTCTGGCGAGCATACGTCCTGCGCCGTGGCTTGCATCAACGCGCCCAAGATGACAGTGGTGAGCGGCTTGCGCTCCAAGCTGGACGATCTCCAGGACCAACTCAAGTCGGACGGCACCCGGTGCACTCCCCTATCTGTTCCCTACGGCTTCCACTCCAGCCAGCTTGATCCCATCTTGGGCCAGTTCGAAGAGGCCTGCCAGGGGGTGACCTTTTCCGCGCCGAATGTCCCGGTCGTTTCCACGCTCTTGGCTACGACAGTCCGGGAAGAAGGAACATTCTCTCCGGAGTATCTGGCACGACAGGCGCGCGAACCCGTCGACTTTGTCGGGGCATTGGGCGCGGTGCAGGAGCACAAGCTTCCCTCCCTGACCTTCCTCGAGATTGGGCCCGATCCCGTGTGCTCGGGTCTTGTGAATGCTACGCTAGGTGCCGATGAGGCTGCGTCGCGCTGCGTTGCCTCGATGCATCGCGGAAAGGCCAACTGGGCGTCGATATCGTGCAGCTTGAGGGATCTCTATACGGCGGGTGCCGCCATTGACTGGCCCGCACATCACCGGGATTTCAAATCATCGGTATCCCTGCTGGACCTCCCAAAGTACTCGTTTGACGAGAAGGAATTCTGGGCCTCGTTCCCCGACCGAGACCTTCAGACCATTGGAGAGGTCCAGACCAAGCACAGCCAGCCGCCTGCCATTGTTCCCTCGGTACAAGGGTATTGCACGACGACTCTGCAGCGGATCACGAGGGAAACAATCGAGCCCGATGGACTGTCGGTGACTTTTTCATCAGACCTAGCCGACCAGCACCTACGTGCAGCAGTGCGAGGGCACGCCGTGGCCGATGTGGAAATTTGCTCCAGCAGTCTGCTCTTGGACATGGCACTCTCCGCGGCCCAATATGCTTACATGAAGCATTCTCCTGGTCAGAAAATGCCAGTGCCATTGACGGTCCGCAACTGCTATTTCCACCGGGGTGTTGTCTTGACGGACAAGGCCCAGACCGTGGAAGTCACCGTTACTCTTACATCCTCGGCCAAGACTGCGGATATCCGGTACCACTGCCGCACGCCTGACGAGTATTACGAGGTTGGGGCCTGCCAGGTCGTCTTGAAGCCAGCGAGCAAACCGGACCAAGCCGGCTTCCTGGTTCGGTCCCGCATGGCTGCTCTCAAGGCGTCCGCAAGTCACCGGCTAGGCAGACGCGCAGTCTATCGATTATTCGACAACGTTGTGCGCTATTCCGAACAGTACCAGGGGCTAGACAGTGTCCACCTGTCAGAGGACATGCAGGATGCCGTGGCGGAAATCAACATGGCACACGTCCCAGCCGCGGGCGGCCATTACCTCCACCACCCGTTCTTGCTCGACTCGATTGTTCATTTGTCGGGGTTCTTGGTGAACAATGGGCTTCGCTATTCCAGCGAGTGGGCTTGCCTTTCCACCGGCTTTGACGAGTGGCACCTGCTCAAGCCGCTTGATCCCACCACTGTGTACACCAGCTACACCTTCATGGAGGACTCTCGGTCGACGAGCAATCTGGTAACGGGCGATGTATACGTCTACGACGGAGAGGAGCTGGTCTCGGTGCTGACGGGGCTGCAGTTCcaaaagatgaagaggacgGCACTCACCCATCTACTGAGCCCCCCGACAGTCGGTAGCATGGCTGCCAAGCCGAGTACATGTATGCCAACCAAGGCACAAACGGAGCTGTTGCCGGCTCAAGCCAGAGTGGTCGGCTCGCCGGTTCCCACACCACCGGCTACAGCAAgtgttgatgacggcgagggGGAGAAGTTCGACTTGGTCAATACACTCTTCTCCATTATTGCGCGCGAGGTGGGCGTGGAACCAAGCGACTTGGAGGGCGACGTCAACCTGGCGAATTTGGGCATAGACTCCCTCATGGCCATTACCATAATTTCGGTCATGCAGCAGGAAACAGGTGTCGAGTTGCCGGGGACCTTTTTCCTCGACAATGCCACTACGACGGCAGTGATTGCGGCGGTAGGGTAG
- the mdlY gene encoding Mandelamide hydrolase gives MSTVTSEAREGDFSGWSADDTILALRHHKVTVREHISEVLGRAERAKSLNAFINLLPDQALAAADKIDAVIAKGEPLPPLAGLAIVVKDNINMAGFPNTGGTNALLTACPSNTAPSLERLTAAGAIVIGKTNLHELAFGVTSTNLSTFAGPVRNPYAMDMIPGGSSGGTAAAIASRVVTCGLGTDTGGSSRIPAALTGIAGYRPSVGDGGEQRRYHDDHGVLPISHTRDTVGPMGRSVADVALLDSIISGRPRAKPAQLRGVRLGIPPVLWAGLNKELEKMVLRAQHVLQDAGIELVRDDIPDLLELDSTVGPPISLHEARTDIPAYLSGSGIDGVRLEDIFDGISSPDVKPIFGSIINGDFGHEYRQVMAVRRPALQKLYADYFRQHRVDAILFPTTILPATPIDIIHGSGNVSINGGPQMEAFAAYTRNTAPASNAGIPGLSIPVGKTADGLPVGIEIDGPLGSDDRLLSLGLAMEKVLGCLPGPEPWA, from the coding sequence ATGAGTACCGTGACTTCGGAAGCCCGCGAGGGTGATTTCTCTGGCTGGTCTGCCGACGATACGATTTTGGCGCTTCGCCATCACAAAGTGACTGTTCGCGAGCACATCTCGGAGGTCCTCGGCCGTGCCGAGAGGGCAAAGTCGTTGAATGCCTTCATTAACCTGTTGCCCGACCAGGCATTGGCCGCTGCAGATAAAATAGACGCTGTCATTGCGAAGGGGGAGCCTCTGCCTCCATTGGCGGGCTTGGCTATTGTCGTAAAAgacaacatcaacatggctggcttCCCAAATACTGGCGGTACGAATGCTCTTCTCACCGCGTGTCCGTCCAACACGGCACCGAGCCTGGAGAGGCTGACGGCGGCCGGTGCCATTGTCATTGGCAAAACAAACTTGCACGAGCTCGCATTTGGCGTCACGAGCACCAATCTGTCGACATTTGCCGGGCCAGTACGCAACCCTTATGCCATGGACATGATCCCAGGTGGCTCATCGGGAGGGACGGCGGCCGCCATCGCTTCTCGCGTTGTAACCTGTGGTTTGGGTACAGATACCGGAGGCTCTTCGCGCATCCCCGCGGCTTTGACTGGAATTGCGGGTTACCGGCCGTccgttggtgatggtggtgagcAGCGTCGCTATCACGACGACCATGGCGTCCTCCCAATCAGCCACACTCGAGACACGGTTGGACCCATGGGCCGCAGCGTGGCCGACGTCGCCCTGTTGGATTCCATTATATCTGGACGGCCGCGAGCAAAGCCCGCGCAGCTCCGTGGCGTCCGGCTAGGCATCCCGCCTGTGCTTTGGGCGGGACTGAACAAggagttggagaagatggtgctGCGCGCACAGCATGTGCTCCAAGACGCGGGGATTGAACTAGTTCGGGACGACATACCCGACTTGCTCGAGCTGGATAGCACTGTCGGGCCTCCCATCTCGTTGCATGAGGCGCGTACTGATATCCCGGCGTATCTGTCAGGCTCGGGCATCGACGGCGTACGCCTAGAGGATATTTTCGACGGCATCTCAAGCCCAGACGTGAAACCTATTTTCGGCTCCATAATAAACGGTGACTTTGGACATGAGTACCGTCAAGTCATGGCGGTTCGACGCCCGGCTCTCCAGAAGCTGTACGCAGACTACTTCCGGCAACACCGGGTTGATGCCATCCTGTTCCCGACTACCATTCTCCCCGCCACGCCCATAGACATCATACATGGCTCCGGGAACGTGTCTATCAACGGTGGACCCCAAATGGAAGCCTTTGCTGCTTACACTAGAAACACGGCGCCGGCAAGTAATGCGGGAATACCGGGCTTGAGCATACCCGTGGGAAAGACAGCCGACGGCTTGCCGGTTGGCATCGAGATTGACGGCCCTCTGGGCAGCGACGATAGACTTCTTAGCTTGGGCCTTGCGATGGAAAAAGTGCTTGGCTGCTTACCCGGTCCGGAGCCCTGGGCCTGA